A portion of the Sulfurospirillum diekertiae genome contains these proteins:
- a CDS encoding BON domain-containing protein produces MRTSVNHYAVMMKYAFIAAAIVAVILSMSISAYASDLDSQIESSFKKSFVYRTYLKDEHIKIASKEGVVTLSGEVLDDAHKPMAGNTAEAIVGVKSVDNQIVIQKDHSSANSDTWIKMKVQTELVFHSNVSASTTDVTVKNGVVTLKGDASSSAKKELTTEYAKNVEGVKSVINNMKLSKSETIGDKMDDASITAQVKMTLVLHASTSAIRTSVTTKDGVVTVSGKAQNAAEVDLVTKLVEDVDGVLRIINTMSIDGNSKN; encoded by the coding sequence TTGAGAACCTCAGTCAATCACTATGCTGTTATGATGAAATACGCATTTATAGCAGCAGCCATTGTTGCAGTTATCCTTTCTATGAGCATCTCAGCGTATGCGTCTGATCTGGATAGCCAAATTGAATCATCGTTTAAAAAGAGTTTTGTTTACAGAACCTATTTAAAAGACGAGCACATCAAAATTGCTTCAAAAGAGGGTGTTGTTACACTCTCTGGCGAAGTTTTGGATGATGCGCATAAACCAATGGCAGGCAATACAGCAGAAGCAATCGTTGGCGTTAAAAGCGTTGACAACCAGATCGTTATACAAAAAGATCATTCATCTGCAAATTCCGATACATGGATTAAGATGAAAGTGCAAACTGAACTTGTATTTCATTCCAATGTCAGCGCAAGTACAACAGATGTCACTGTTAAAAACGGTGTTGTTACCCTAAAAGGCGATGCGAGTAGTTCTGCTAAAAAAGAACTGACAACCGAATATGCTAAAAATGTGGAAGGTGTTAAAAGTGTCATCAACAATATGAAACTTTCAAAATCTGAAACCATAGGTGATAAAATGGATGATGCCTCCATTACAGCTCAAGTTAAAATGACGTTAGTGCTTCATGCTTCAACAAGTGCCATTCGCACCAGTGTTACCACCAAAGATGGTGTTGTCACGGTAAGCGGAAAAGCACAAAATGCTGCTGAAGTAGACTTAGTCACCAAACTTGTCGAAGATGTGGATGGTGTATTAAGAATTATCAATACCATGAGTATTGATGGAAATTCAAAAAATTAA
- a CDS encoding lmo0937 family membrane protein, which translates to MLYTVALLLIIMWALGLITSYTMGGFIHVLLVVALIVVLVRIIQGRRVL; encoded by the coding sequence ATGCTCTATACAGTTGCACTTTTACTGATTATCATGTGGGCACTCGGTCTTATAACAAGCTACACCATGGGAGGGTTTATACACGTTCTCTTGGTCGTCGCTCTGATCGTAGTGCTCGTACGAATTATTCAAGGAAGACGTGTTCTCTAA